One genomic window of Streptomyces sp. WP-1 includes the following:
- a CDS encoding vancomycin high temperature exclusion protein, protein MRIRGPRLPRTRAGQRRLVRAVVAVCVLALLPGAWLFTSTADRLRTVADAPPAPVAVVFGAGLWNGEPSPYLARRLDASAALYRAGRVKVVLVTGDNSREDYDEPDAMRTYLTKHGVPGGRIVRDYAGFDTWDSCVRARKIFGVDRALLVSQGFHIRRAVALCEAAGIDSYGVGVDEPHDATWYYGGTREVFAAGKALLDTVFRPDPKFLGPRDKGVAEALAGAGSPARRGKG, encoded by the coding sequence ATGAGGATCCGTGGACCGCGGTTGCCGCGCACCCGCGCCGGGCAGCGGCGGCTGGTGCGGGCCGTGGTGGCCGTCTGCGTGCTGGCGCTGCTGCCGGGGGCCTGGCTGTTCACGTCCACGGCGGACCGGCTGCGCACGGTCGCGGACGCGCCGCCGGCGCCGGTCGCGGTGGTGTTCGGGGCCGGGCTGTGGAACGGGGAGCCGTCGCCGTACCTCGCCCGCCGCCTGGACGCGTCGGCGGCGCTGTACCGTGCGGGCCGGGTCAAGGTCGTCCTCGTCACCGGCGACAACAGCCGCGAGGACTACGACGAGCCGGACGCCATGCGCACGTACCTCACCAAGCACGGGGTGCCGGGTGGCAGGATCGTGCGGGACTATGCCGGTTTCGACACCTGGGACTCCTGCGTACGGGCCAGGAAGATCTTCGGTGTGGACCGCGCGCTGCTGGTCAGCCAGGGTTTCCACATCCGGCGGGCGGTCGCGCTGTGCGAGGCGGCGGGCATCGACTCGTACGGCGTCGGGGTCGACGAGCCGCACGACGCCACCTGGTACTACGGCGGCACCCGCGAGGTGTTCGCGGCGGGCAAGGCGCTGCTGGACACGGTCTTCCGCCCGGACCCGAAATTCCTGGGCCCCCGGGACAAGGGGGTCGCCGAGGCGCTCGCCGGAGCGGGGAGCCCCGCCCGGCGCGGAAAGGGCTGA
- a CDS encoding deoxyguanosinetriphosphate triphosphohydrolase codes for MEGSAPPGPWGPDPYSPADLERWAPEPDKRPGRTAFQRDRARILHSAALRRLAGKTQVVTPGSHSQVWDASPRTRLTHSLECAQVGRELGAALGCDPDLVEAACLSHDLGHPPFGHNGEQALNAFADDCGGFEGNAQSLRLLTRIEPKRFTEQGSVGLNLTRAALDAATKYPWPRGAHPTDPASVKFGVYEDDRPVFDWARAGAPGTRTCFEAQVMDWSDDVAYSVHDVEDGLHAGHIDPNCLHAEPERQTVFEVAIGRYVPAGTEPAELADALDRLQDAEWWPHGYDGSAVAQARLKDATSQLIGRFCLAAEGATRAAYGHGRLTRYDARLVVPREARMECAVLKAVADRYVMQRAEQERLRADQRVIVAELAEALTARAPDGLDPQFRALFDGASDDHARKRVIVDQIASLTDASALSLHARLTGHM; via the coding sequence ATGGAAGGCAGCGCACCCCCCGGCCCCTGGGGCCCCGATCCCTACAGCCCCGCGGACCTGGAGCGCTGGGCGCCCGAGCCCGACAAACGCCCCGGCCGCACCGCCTTCCAGCGCGACCGCGCCCGGATCCTGCACTCCGCCGCGCTGCGCCGCCTCGCGGGCAAGACGCAGGTCGTCACGCCGGGCAGCCACAGCCAGGTCTGGGACGCCAGCCCCCGCACCCGGCTCACCCACTCCCTGGAATGCGCCCAGGTCGGCCGGGAACTGGGCGCGGCCCTCGGCTGCGACCCCGACCTCGTGGAAGCCGCCTGCCTCTCCCACGACCTGGGCCACCCGCCCTTCGGCCACAACGGCGAACAGGCGCTGAACGCGTTCGCGGACGACTGCGGCGGCTTCGAGGGCAACGCCCAGTCGCTGCGGCTGCTCACCCGCATCGAACCCAAGCGGTTCACCGAGCAGGGCTCCGTCGGCCTCAACCTCACCCGCGCCGCCCTCGACGCCGCCACCAAGTACCCCTGGCCGCGCGGCGCCCACCCCACCGACCCCGCCTCGGTGAAGTTCGGCGTGTACGAGGACGACCGCCCGGTGTTCGACTGGGCCAGGGCCGGCGCCCCCGGCACCCGCACCTGCTTCGAGGCCCAGGTCATGGACTGGTCCGACGACGTGGCCTACTCGGTGCACGACGTGGAGGACGGCCTGCACGCCGGCCACATCGACCCCAACTGCCTGCACGCCGAGCCCGAACGGCAGACCGTGTTCGAGGTGGCCATCGGCCGCTACGTCCCCGCCGGCACCGAACCGGCCGAACTCGCGGACGCCCTCGACCGCCTCCAGGACGCCGAGTGGTGGCCGCACGGCTACGACGGCAGCGCGGTCGCCCAGGCCCGCCTGAAGGACGCCACCAGTCAGCTCATCGGACGGTTCTGCCTGGCCGCCGAGGGCGCCACCCGCGCCGCCTACGGACACGGCCGGCTCACCCGCTACGACGCGCGTCTCGTCGTACCCCGCGAGGCCCGGATGGAGTGCGCGGTGCTCAAGGCGGTCGCCGACCGGTACGTGATGCAGCGCGCCGAGCAGGAGCGGCTGCGGGCCGATCAGCGGGTGATCGTGGCGGAGCTGGCCGAGGCGCTCACCGCCCGCGCGCCGGACGGCCTGGATCCGCAGTTTCGCGCCCTGTTCGACGGGGCATCCGACGACCACGCGCGCAAGCGGGTGATCGTCGACCAGATCGCATCCCTCACCGACGCCTCCGCGCTCTCGCTGCACGCGAGACTGACCGGGCATATGTGA
- a CDS encoding NAD(P)/FAD-dependent oxidoreductase has translation MVDADQTFVIVGGGLAGAKAAETLRAEGFTGRVILICDERDHPYERPPLSKGFLLGKEEREGVFVHEPAWYARNDIELHLGQSVDRVDRTAKTVRYGDDGTLVRYDKLLLCTGAEPRRLDIPGTDLAGVHHLRRLAHAERLKGVLASLGRDNGHLVIAGAGWIGLEVAAAAREYGAEVTVIEPEPTPLHGVLGPELGNVFAQLHSGHGVRFQFGRRLTEIIGQDGMVLAVRTDDGEEHPAHDVLAAIGAVPRAALAEAAGLEIADRAHGGGIVVDERLRTSDPDIYAAGDVAAFPLELFGTRIRVEHWANALNGGPAAARSMLGQDAVYDRVPYFFTDQYDLGMEYSGWAPPGSYDQVVVRGDMGKREFIAFWVGEGRVLAGMNVNVWNVTEQIQRLIRSRAQVETDALADPHVPLEQLVP, from the coding sequence GTGGTCGACGCGGATCAGACATTCGTCATCGTCGGAGGCGGCCTCGCCGGTGCGAAGGCGGCGGAGACGCTCCGCGCGGAGGGCTTCACCGGCAGGGTGATACTGATCTGCGACGAACGCGACCACCCGTACGAGCGACCGCCGCTGTCCAAGGGCTTCCTGCTCGGCAAGGAGGAGCGCGAGGGCGTCTTCGTGCACGAGCCCGCCTGGTACGCGCGCAACGACATCGAGCTGCACCTCGGCCAGAGCGTCGACCGCGTCGACCGTACGGCCAAGACCGTGCGCTACGGCGACGACGGCACCCTCGTCCGGTACGACAAGCTGCTGCTGTGCACCGGCGCCGAACCGCGCCGCCTGGACATCCCCGGCACCGACCTCGCCGGCGTCCACCATCTGCGCCGGCTCGCGCACGCCGAGCGGCTCAAGGGCGTGCTGGCCTCCCTCGGCCGGGACAACGGACACCTGGTGATCGCCGGCGCCGGCTGGATCGGCCTGGAGGTCGCGGCGGCGGCGCGCGAGTACGGCGCGGAGGTCACCGTGATCGAGCCGGAGCCGACCCCGCTGCACGGCGTGCTCGGCCCCGAACTGGGCAATGTCTTCGCCCAGCTGCACAGCGGGCACGGGGTGCGCTTCCAGTTCGGGCGGCGGCTCACCGAGATCATCGGCCAGGACGGCATGGTCCTCGCGGTACGCACCGACGACGGCGAGGAGCACCCGGCGCACGACGTCCTCGCGGCGATCGGCGCGGTGCCGCGGGCCGCGCTCGCGGAGGCGGCGGGCCTGGAGATCGCCGACCGGGCGCACGGCGGCGGGATCGTGGTGGACGAGCGGCTGCGGACGTCCGACCCCGACATCTACGCCGCCGGTGACGTGGCCGCGTTCCCGCTGGAGCTGTTCGGCACCCGGATCCGGGTCGAGCACTGGGCCAACGCGCTCAACGGGGGACCGGCGGCGGCGCGCTCGATGCTCGGACAGGACGCCGTGTACGACCGGGTGCCGTACTTCTTCACCGACCAGTACGACCTGGGGATGGAGTACAGCGGGTGGGCGCCGCCGGGGTCGTACGACCAGGTGGTCGTCCGGGGCGACATGGGCAAGCGGGAGTTCATCGCGTTCTGGGTCGGCGAGGGGAGGGTGCTCGCGGGCATGAACGTGAATGTGTGGAACGTCACGGAACAGATCCAGCGGCTCATCCGCTCCCGGGCCCAGGTGGAGACGGACGCGCTGGCCGACCCGCACGTGCCCCTGGAACAGCTCGTCCCCTGA
- the dnaG gene encoding DNA primase, translating into MAGRINDEDVKAVRDAVPIDAVVSEYLQLRNAGGGNLKGLCPFHDEKSPSFQVSPGKGLFHCFGCQEGGDTITFVMKVDHLSFSEAVERLAAQAGITLRYEEGGYNPAHQRGERIRLVEAHKIAAQWYAEQLADSPEAETGRVFLAERGFDQGAAEHFGVGYSPQGWDHLTRYLRGKGFSDKELVLSGLSQEGRRGPIDRFRGRLMWPIRDIGGEVVGFGARKLYESDNGPKYLNTPETAIYKKSQVLYGIDLAKKEIAKSSRAVVVEGYTDVMACHLAGVRTAIATCGTAFGGEHIKILRRLLMDNGSARVIFTFDGDAAGQKAALRAFEDDQKFAAETYIAIAPDGMDPCELRLAKGDEAVADLAEPRTPLFEFALRQVVSRYDLDTSGGRAAALDEAAPIVARIKNSGAQHEVAVELAGLLGILDTQFVVRRVAQLARWARDRGGRGPAQDRPRGGEQQWAGAPRTANSGPALTLRNPVYAAERELLKLALQRPELVSPAFDAYGVDEFTAPPYAAVRQTIAEAGGAEFGVSDPQEYLVRVREAAPDDTTRAMVTELAVEPIMRRTVDETYAGTVLVQIRRRAVERRIRDIEFQMTRLSSGGDPSQLAAVQNEMWILQQYDQSLRERGAGAL; encoded by the coding sequence GTGGCAGGACGGATCAACGACGAGGACGTGAAGGCGGTACGGGACGCGGTCCCGATCGACGCCGTGGTCTCCGAGTACCTCCAGCTGCGCAACGCGGGCGGCGGCAACCTCAAGGGGCTGTGCCCGTTCCACGACGAGAAGTCGCCGTCCTTCCAGGTCAGCCCCGGCAAGGGACTCTTCCACTGCTTCGGGTGCCAGGAGGGCGGCGACACCATCACCTTCGTGATGAAGGTGGACCACCTCTCCTTCTCGGAGGCGGTGGAGCGGCTCGCCGCCCAGGCCGGGATCACGCTGCGGTACGAGGAGGGCGGGTACAACCCGGCCCACCAGCGCGGCGAGCGCATCCGGCTGGTCGAGGCGCACAAGATCGCCGCGCAGTGGTACGCCGAGCAGCTGGCGGACAGCCCGGAGGCGGAGACCGGCCGGGTCTTCCTCGCCGAGCGCGGCTTCGACCAGGGCGCGGCGGAGCACTTCGGCGTCGGCTACAGCCCCCAGGGCTGGGACCACCTCACCCGCTATCTGCGCGGCAAGGGCTTCAGCGACAAGGAACTGGTCCTCTCCGGCCTCTCCCAGGAGGGCCGGCGCGGACCGATCGACCGCTTCCGGGGCCGGCTGATGTGGCCGATCCGGGACATCGGCGGCGAGGTCGTCGGCTTCGGCGCGCGCAAGCTGTACGAGTCCGACAACGGGCCCAAGTACCTCAACACCCCCGAGACCGCGATCTACAAGAAGTCGCAGGTCCTCTACGGCATCGACCTGGCCAAGAAGGAGATCGCGAAGTCCAGCCGGGCGGTCGTGGTCGAGGGCTACACCGATGTCATGGCCTGCCATCTCGCCGGGGTGAGGACGGCCATCGCGACCTGCGGTACGGCCTTCGGCGGCGAGCACATCAAGATCCTGCGCCGGCTGCTGATGGACAACGGCTCGGCCCGGGTGATCTTCACCTTCGACGGCGACGCGGCGGGCCAGAAGGCGGCGCTGCGGGCGTTCGAGGACGACCAGAAGTTCGCCGCCGAGACGTACATCGCGATCGCGCCGGACGGCATGGACCCGTGCGAGCTGCGGCTCGCCAAGGGCGACGAGGCGGTGGCCGACCTGGCCGAACCCCGCACCCCGCTCTTCGAGTTCGCGCTGCGGCAGGTCGTCAGCCGGTACGACCTGGACACCTCGGGGGGCCGTGCCGCCGCCCTGGACGAGGCCGCGCCGATCGTGGCCCGGATCAAGAACAGCGGCGCGCAGCACGAGGTCGCGGTCGAACTGGCCGGGCTGCTCGGCATCCTGGACACGCAGTTCGTGGTGCGCAGGGTGGCCCAGCTGGCCCGCTGGGCGCGGGACCGGGGCGGCCGGGGACCGGCGCAGGACCGGCCGCGCGGCGGCGAACAGCAGTGGGCGGGGGCCCCGCGCACCGCGAACTCAGGACCCGCCCTCACCCTGCGCAACCCGGTGTACGCCGCCGAACGCGAACTCCTCAAACTCGCCCTCCAGCGGCCCGAGTTGGTCTCGCCCGCCTTCGACGCGTACGGGGTGGACGAGTTCACCGCCCCGCCCTACGCCGCCGTACGGCAGACCATCGCGGAGGCGGGCGGCGCGGAGTTCGGCGTGTCCGACCCGCAGGAGTACCTGGTCCGGGTCCGCGAGGCCGCACCGGACGACACCACGCGCGCCATGGTCACCGAGCTGGCCGTCGAACCGATCATGCGCCGCACCGTCGACGAGACCTACGCCGGCACCGTCCTGGTCCAGATCCGCCGCCGCGCGGTCGAACGCCGCATCCGCGACATCGAGTTCCAGATGACCCGCCTCTCCTCCGGCGGCGACCCGAGCCAACTGGCCGCCGTCCAGAACGAGATGTGGATCCTCCAGCAGTACGACCAATCCCTGCGCGAGAGGGGCGCGGGGGCGCTCTAG
- a CDS encoding RNA polymerase sigma factor: MPSPAYILEVALVQTQTLTPTAQSTGAGVDETDAEPDGGAAVPPQGRAPLHPEAAAEEAPAAARTESAGPSADLFRQYLREIGRIPLLTAAEEVELARRVEAGLFAEEKLSNTPDLDGELAHDLDRLVVMGRVAKRRLIEANLRLVVSVAKRYVGRGLTMLDLVQEGNLGLIRAVEKFDYARGYKFSTYATWWIRQAMSRALADQARTIRVPVHVVELINRVVRVQRRMLQERGYEPTPEEVAAHLDLPPERVGEVLRLAQEPISLHAPVGEEDDVALGDLIEDGDAASPVESAAFLLLKQHLDAVLSTLGERERKVVQLRYGLLDGRPRTLEEIGRLFGVTRERIRQIESKTLNKLRDHAYADQLRGYLD, from the coding sequence ATGCCGAGTCCGGCGTACATCCTGGAGGTCGCCCTCGTGCAGACCCAGACCCTCACCCCTACCGCCCAGAGCACCGGTGCCGGCGTGGACGAGACGGACGCGGAGCCCGACGGCGGCGCGGCCGTGCCGCCGCAGGGGCGTGCCCCCCTGCATCCGGAGGCGGCCGCCGAGGAGGCACCGGCCGCGGCGCGCACCGAGAGCGCCGGGCCGTCCGCCGACCTGTTCCGGCAGTACCTGCGCGAGATCGGCCGCATCCCGCTGCTCACCGCCGCCGAGGAGGTCGAGCTGGCCCGCCGGGTCGAGGCCGGGCTGTTCGCGGAGGAGAAGTTGAGCAACACCCCTGATCTCGACGGCGAGTTGGCGCACGACCTGGACCGGCTCGTGGTGATGGGGAGGGTGGCCAAGAGAAGGCTGATCGAGGCCAACCTGCGGCTCGTCGTCTCCGTCGCCAAGCGGTACGTCGGGCGCGGCCTCACCATGCTCGACCTCGTCCAGGAGGGCAACCTCGGGCTGATCCGCGCCGTGGAGAAGTTCGACTACGCGCGCGGCTACAAGTTCTCCACGTACGCCACCTGGTGGATCCGGCAGGCCATGTCCCGCGCCCTCGCCGACCAGGCCCGCACCATCCGCGTCCCGGTGCACGTCGTGGAGCTGATCAACCGCGTCGTCCGCGTACAGCGCCGCATGCTCCAGGAACGTGGGTACGAGCCGACCCCCGAGGAGGTCGCCGCCCATCTCGACCTCCCGCCCGAGCGGGTCGGCGAGGTGCTGCGGCTCGCCCAGGAACCCATCTCGCTGCACGCCCCCGTCGGCGAGGAGGACGATGTGGCGCTCGGCGACCTCATCGAGGACGGCGACGCCGCGAGCCCCGTGGAGTCCGCCGCCTTCCTGCTGCTCAAGCAGCACCTGGACGCCGTGCTGTCCACGCTGGGCGAGCGCGAGCGCAAGGTCGTACAACTGCGCTACGGCCTCCTCGACGGCCGCCCCCGCACCCTGGAGGAGATCGGCCGCCTCTTCGGCGTCACCCGCGAACGGATCCGCCAGATCGAGTCCAAGACGCTGAACAAGCTCCGGGACCACGCGTACGCGGACCAGCTGAGGGGCTACCTGGACTGA
- a CDS encoding ABC transporter ATP-binding protein — MSGPMGRMMAGGGPDQRSMDFKGSGRRLLGQFRPERLTVYGLLVCVVVSVALSVIGPKILGRATDLVFSGIIGRQLPAGTTKAQVLAQMRAHGKGAVADMLQSTDFTPGKGIDFGAVGDVLLLALVTFLVAGLLMAVATRLVNRSVNRTMYRLRESVQTKLSRLPLSYFDKRQRGEVLSRATNDIDNIGQTLQQSMGQLINSVLTIVGVLAMMFWVSWILALVALVTVPLSFFVATRVGKRSQPHFVQQWRSTGKLNAHVEEMYTGHTLVKVFGRQEESAKQFAEQNEALYEAAFKAQFNSGVMQPLMMFVSNLNYVLVAVVGGLRVASGALSIGDVQAFIQYSRQFSMPLTQVASMANLVQSGVASAERVFELLDAEEQEADPVPGERPAELRGRVRLEHVSFRYDPEKPLIEDLSLTVEPGHTVAIVGPTGAGKTTLVNLLMRFYDVSGGRITLDGVDVRRMTRDELRSGIGMVLQDTWLFGGTIAENIAYGASREVTRGEIEEAARAAHADRFIRTLPEGYDTVIDDEGSGVSAGEKQLITIARAFLSDPVILVLDEATSSVDTRTEVLIQKGMAKLAAGRTSFVIAHRLSTIRDADTILVMENGSIVEQGAHTELLAADGAYARLYKAQFAQAVAEVD; from the coding sequence ATGTCCGGGCCCATGGGACGCATGATGGCCGGGGGCGGCCCCGACCAGCGGTCGATGGACTTCAAGGGGTCGGGCAGACGACTGCTCGGCCAGTTCAGGCCCGAACGGCTGACCGTGTACGGCCTGCTGGTCTGCGTGGTGGTCAGCGTGGCCCTCAGCGTGATCGGCCCGAAGATCCTCGGCCGCGCCACCGACCTGGTCTTCTCCGGCATCATCGGCCGGCAGCTGCCCGCCGGGACCACCAAGGCGCAGGTGCTGGCGCAGATGCGGGCGCACGGCAAGGGCGCCGTCGCGGACATGCTCCAGAGCACCGACTTCACCCCGGGCAAGGGCATCGACTTCGGCGCGGTCGGCGACGTACTGCTGCTCGCGCTCGTCACCTTCCTGGTCGCCGGGCTGCTGATGGCGGTGGCGACACGGCTGGTCAACCGGTCGGTGAACCGCACGATGTACCGGCTGCGCGAGTCCGTGCAGACGAAGCTGTCGCGGCTGCCGCTGTCGTACTTCGACAAGCGCCAGCGCGGCGAGGTGCTCTCGCGGGCGACGAACGACATCGACAACATCGGGCAGACGCTCCAGCAGTCGATGGGCCAGCTGATCAACTCGGTGCTGACCATCGTCGGTGTGCTGGCGATGATGTTCTGGGTCTCCTGGATCCTCGCGCTGGTCGCGCTGGTCACGGTGCCGCTGTCGTTCTTCGTCGCCACCCGGGTCGGCAAGCGTTCGCAGCCGCACTTCGTGCAGCAGTGGCGCTCCACGGGCAAGCTCAACGCCCATGTGGAGGAGATGTACACCGGGCACACGCTGGTGAAGGTGTTCGGGCGGCAGGAGGAGTCGGCGAAGCAGTTCGCTGAGCAGAACGAGGCTCTGTACGAGGCCGCGTTCAAGGCGCAGTTCAACAGCGGTGTGATGCAGCCGCTGATGATGTTCGTGTCGAACCTGAACTATGTGCTGGTGGCGGTCGTCGGCGGGCTGCGGGTGGCGTCCGGCGCGCTGTCCATCGGTGATGTGCAGGCGTTCATCCAGTACTCGCGGCAGTTCTCCATGCCGCTGACGCAGGTGGCCTCCATGGCGAACCTGGTGCAGTCCGGGGTGGCCTCGGCGGAGCGGGTCTTCGAACTCCTCGACGCCGAGGAGCAGGAGGCGGACCCGGTGCCGGGCGAGCGGCCCGCGGAGCTGCGCGGGCGGGTGCGTCTTGAGCATGTGTCCTTCCGGTACGACCCGGAGAAGCCGCTGATCGAGGATCTCTCGCTCACGGTGGAGCCCGGTCACACGGTGGCCATCGTCGGCCCCACGGGCGCGGGCAAGACCACGCTGGTCAACCTGCTGATGCGGTTCTACGACGTCTCCGGCGGGCGGATCACCCTGGACGGGGTGGACGTACGGAGGATGACCCGGGACGAACTGCGGTCCGGGATCGGCATGGTGCTCCAGGACACCTGGCTGTTCGGCGGCACCATCGCGGAGAACATCGCGTACGGCGCCTCGCGGGAGGTCACCCGGGGCGAGATCGAGGAGGCCGCGCGGGCCGCGCACGCGGACCGGTTCATCCGGACGCTGCCCGAGGGTTACGACACCGTGATCGACGACGAGGGCTCGGGGGTGAGCGCCGGTGAGAAGCAGCTCATCACCATCGCGCGGGCGTTCCTGTCCGACCCGGTGATCCTGGTCCTGGACGAGGCGACGAGTTCCGTGGACACGCGGACCGAGGTGCTGATCCAGAAGGGCATGGCCAAACTCGCCGCCGGACGTACGTCGTTCGTGATCGCGCACCGGCTGTCGACCATCCGGGACGCGGACACGATCCTCGTCATGGAGAACGGCTCCATCGTCGAACAGGGCGCGCACACCGAGCTGTTGGCGGCGGACGGCGCGTACGCCCGGCTGTACAAGGCGCAGTTCGCGCAGGCGGTGGCGGAGGTGGACTAG
- a CDS encoding ABC transporter ATP-binding protein, producing the protein MLIRLLRTYLRPYKKPITLQVLLQFLQTCATLYLPTLNAHIIDNGVVKGDTGYILSFGALMIGISLVQVVCNIGAVYLGARTASALGRDMRAAVFDRVQSFSSREVGHFGAPSLITRTTNDVQQIQMLVLMTFTLMVSAPIMCVGGIVLALGLDVPLSGVLIAVVPVLAVCVTLIVRRLRPLFRTMQTRLDKVNRVLREQITGNRVIRAFVRDEYEQARFGRVNGELTEMQLATGRLLSLMFPMVMTVVNVSSIAVVWFGAHRIDSGGMQIGDLTAFLAYLMQIVMSVMMATFMFMMVPRAEVCAERVQEVMDTGSSVLPPLAPVTELRRHGHLEIRGAGFRYPGAEEPVLRSVQLEARPGETTAVIGSTGSGKSTLLGLVPRLFDATEGEVLVNGVDVREVDPALLARTVGLVPQKPYLFAGTVATNLRYGNPDATDEELWHALEVAQAEEFVTRLEGGLDAPIAQGGTNVSGGQRQRLAIARTLVQRPEIYLFDDSFSALDYATDAALRAALAQETAEATVVIVAQRVATIRDADRIIVLDEGRVVGSGRHQELMAGNDTYREIVLSQLTEAEAA; encoded by the coding sequence GTGCTCATACGACTTCTACGGACCTATCTCAGGCCCTACAAGAAACCCATCACTCTTCAGGTGCTGCTCCAGTTCCTGCAGACCTGCGCCACCCTGTACCTGCCCACCCTGAACGCCCACATCATCGACAACGGCGTCGTGAAGGGCGACACGGGCTACATCCTGTCCTTCGGCGCCCTGATGATCGGCATCTCGCTGGTGCAGGTCGTGTGCAACATCGGCGCCGTCTACCTGGGCGCCCGCACCGCCTCGGCGCTCGGCCGGGACATGCGCGCCGCCGTCTTCGACCGGGTGCAGTCCTTCTCCTCCCGTGAGGTGGGTCACTTCGGCGCGCCCTCGCTCATCACGCGCACCACGAACGACGTCCAGCAGATCCAGATGCTGGTCCTGATGACGTTCACGCTGATGGTGTCGGCGCCCATCATGTGCGTCGGCGGCATCGTGCTGGCGCTCGGCCTGGACGTGCCGCTGTCCGGGGTGCTGATCGCGGTCGTCCCGGTGCTGGCCGTCTGCGTGACGCTGATCGTGCGCAGGCTGCGGCCGCTGTTCCGCACCATGCAGACCCGCCTGGACAAGGTGAACCGGGTGCTGCGCGAGCAGATCACCGGCAACCGGGTGATCCGCGCCTTCGTCCGCGACGAGTACGAGCAGGCCCGCTTCGGCCGGGTCAACGGCGAGCTGACCGAGATGCAGCTGGCCACCGGGCGGCTGCTGTCGCTGATGTTCCCGATGGTGATGACCGTGGTGAACGTGTCCTCCATCGCGGTGGTGTGGTTCGGCGCGCACCGCATCGACAGCGGCGGGATGCAGATCGGCGACCTGACGGCGTTCCTCGCCTATCTGATGCAGATCGTGATGTCCGTCATGATGGCCACCTTCATGTTCATGATGGTGCCGCGCGCCGAGGTGTGCGCCGAGCGTGTCCAGGAGGTCATGGACACCGGCTCCAGCGTGCTGCCGCCGCTCGCGCCGGTCACCGAGCTGCGCCGGCACGGGCATCTGGAGATCCGCGGGGCCGGCTTCCGCTATCCGGGCGCCGAGGAGCCGGTGCTGCGCTCCGTGCAGCTGGAGGCGCGGCCCGGCGAGACCACGGCCGTGATCGGGTCCACCGGCAGCGGCAAGTCCACCCTGCTCGGGCTGGTCCCGCGCTTGTTCGACGCCACCGAGGGCGAGGTCCTGGTGAACGGCGTGGACGTCCGCGAGGTCGACCCGGCGCTGCTGGCACGGACGGTCGGACTCGTGCCGCAGAAGCCGTACCTCTTCGCGGGCACCGTCGCCACGAACCTGCGCTACGGCAATCCGGACGCCACCGACGAGGAGCTGTGGCACGCGCTTGAGGTGGCGCAGGCCGAGGAGTTCGTGACCAGGCTGGAAGGCGGCCTGGACGCGCCGATCGCCCAGGGCGGCACCAATGTGTCGGGCGGCCAGCGCCAGCGGCTCGCGATCGCGCGCACGCTCGTGCAGCGCCCGGAGATCTACCTGTTCGACGACTCCTTCTCCGCGCTCGACTACGCCACCGACGCGGCCCTGCGCGCCGCGCTGGCGCAGGAGACCGCCGAGGCGACCGTCGTCATCGTCGCCCAGCGGGTGGCGACCATCCGGGACGCCGACCGGATCATCGTCCTCGACGAGGGCCGGGTGGTCGGCTCCGGCCGGCACCAGGAGCTGATGGCGGGCAACGACACCTACCGGGAGATCGTGCTCTCCCAGCTGACGGAAGCGGAGGCCGCCTGA